A genomic region of Gemmata massiliana contains the following coding sequences:
- a CDS encoding ABC transporter permease: MSTQALPRSPRSDLPFYVAFGLLGALYVGLIVAMLAADFAYTSVGAVGRALESPQIRAAVWLSLLSSSAAAILSVWVAVPLGYLLSRTRFVGRGVVDLLLDVPILLPPLVVGLSLLILFQTPPGAWFQRTVIPVTYAVAGVVLAQFAVSGAFAVRTMRVTFDQIDPRAEDIALTLGCSRAQAFCRVTLPAARRGVLTAFTLAWARALGEFGPILIFCGATRMRTEVLSTSVFLELSVGNLEAALAVSLLMIVVAVLVLVTTRAFGLRGTGLI, from the coding sequence GTGAGCACACAGGCACTGCCACGAAGTCCCCGGTCCGATCTCCCGTTCTACGTGGCGTTCGGGTTGCTCGGTGCGTTGTACGTGGGACTCATCGTCGCCATGCTCGCCGCCGACTTCGCGTACACATCGGTCGGCGCGGTCGGTCGGGCGCTCGAATCGCCGCAAATCCGCGCCGCGGTGTGGCTCAGTTTGCTCAGCAGTTCGGCCGCCGCAATCCTGTCCGTGTGGGTCGCGGTGCCGCTCGGGTACCTGCTCTCGCGCACGCGGTTCGTGGGGCGCGGGGTGGTCGACCTGTTGCTCGACGTGCCGATTCTGCTCCCGCCGCTCGTGGTGGGACTGAGCCTGCTCATCCTGTTCCAAACGCCCCCCGGCGCCTGGTTCCAGCGCACTGTCATACCGGTGACTTACGCCGTCGCGGGGGTCGTGCTGGCGCAGTTCGCGGTGTCCGGCGCGTTCGCGGTGCGGACCATGCGTGTGACGTTCGACCAGATCGATCCGCGTGCCGAAGACATCGCGCTGACGCTGGGGTGCAGTCGCGCGCAGGCGTTCTGTCGCGTGACGCTCCCCGCAGCCCGGCGCGGCGTACTAACGGCGTTCACGCTCGCATGGGCGCGGGCGCTCGGCGAGTTCGGACCGATTCTCATCTTCTGCGGCGCGACGCGGATGCGAACAGAAGTGCTTTCGACGAGTGTGTTTCTGGAACTGAGTGTCGGGAACCTGGAAGCCGCGCTCGCGGTCTCGCTGCTAATGATTGTGGTCGCCGTGCTGGTACTCGTGACGACCCGCGCGTTCGGGCTTCGCGGGACCGGACTGATTTGA
- a CDS encoding PP2C family protein-serine/threonine phosphatase, with translation MAFTLNIGKCSLLGNYRENNEDSIDVKIFPDLTVNIVADGMGGQAAGEIASRKAVDIIPRELRKNLTPHLNVEGVKTTIRRAIVQANEEIMAMGALDKDMKNMGTTVVMAVWRKGGEMFVAGVGDSRCYLIRNKRISQLTVDHSLAQALVEAKTISPAEAKDHRFRNVLWKYLGSKEVGEGPEVAVVQLQANDRFLLCTDGLTGVVTDDDLAEFVSSATDMQQCAEGLGQLALDQNSRDNVSCVVIEVVEG, from the coding sequence ATGGCTTTCACACTGAACATCGGTAAGTGCAGCTTGCTGGGCAATTACCGCGAGAACAACGAAGACTCCATCGACGTCAAGATTTTCCCGGATCTGACGGTCAACATCGTGGCCGACGGTATGGGCGGGCAGGCCGCGGGCGAGATCGCGAGCCGCAAGGCGGTGGACATCATCCCGCGCGAGCTGCGCAAGAACCTCACCCCGCACCTGAACGTGGAAGGGGTGAAGACCACGATCCGCCGGGCCATCGTCCAGGCCAACGAAGAAATCATGGCGATGGGTGCCCTCGACAAAGACATGAAGAACATGGGCACGACGGTGGTGATGGCGGTGTGGCGGAAGGGCGGGGAGATGTTCGTCGCGGGGGTCGGGGACAGCCGGTGCTACTTGATCCGCAATAAGCGCATCTCGCAACTCACGGTCGACCACTCCCTCGCGCAAGCCCTCGTGGAAGCCAAGACGATCAGCCCGGCCGAAGCGAAGGACCACCGGTTCCGCAACGTGCTCTGGAAGTACCTCGGCAGCAAAGAAGTGGGCGAGGGGCCGGAAGTGGCCGTCGTGCAGCTCCAGGCCAACGACCGGTTCCTGCTCTGCACCGACGGCCTCACCGGGGTCGTTACCGATGACGACCTCGCGGAATTTGTTTCCTCCGCCACTGACATGCAGCAGTGCGCGGAAGGGCTCGGCCAACTCGCGCTCGACCAGAACTCGCGCGACAACGTGTCTTGCGTCGTGATCGAAGTCGTCGAAGGCTAA
- a CDS encoding glycosyltransferase, with product MDAPQRERVVLVHDWLTGTRGGEKCLEPLCRRWPDAKLLTLLHKRGSVPPAIEGTRVHPSFLNALPRVEKYYRYLLPVMPFAAGWTVTDADLVVSLSHAVAKSARPPKGVPHVCYCFTPMRYAWHMQEAYFRETGFVGKLKARAIDTLLGRIREWDRRTASRVTHFVAISNTVRDRIRDCYDRDAAVIYPPVDTDFYTPSGEPREDFYLVVSALAPYKRFDLAIDACARLGKKLVVIGSGQHATKLKASAGPNVSFLGWQPDEVIRDHLRRAKALLFPGEEDFGIVPLESQACGCPVIGFGRGGLAETVRPLGEASEPTGAFFAEQTVDAVCEAIERFERALDRFDPRAARRQAVLFRKDRFEQELFSFLEAILQGSPTEVRKAA from the coding sequence ATGGACGCCCCGCAACGCGAACGAGTGGTTTTGGTACACGATTGGCTCACCGGCACGCGCGGCGGCGAAAAGTGCCTCGAACCACTGTGCCGCCGGTGGCCCGACGCGAAACTGCTTACCCTGCTCCACAAGCGCGGGAGCGTGCCGCCCGCGATCGAGGGCACCCGCGTTCACCCCAGCTTCCTCAACGCGCTGCCGCGTGTCGAGAAATACTACCGCTACCTCCTACCGGTAATGCCGTTCGCCGCGGGGTGGACCGTGACCGACGCGGACCTCGTCGTCAGCCTGAGTCACGCGGTGGCGAAATCGGCCCGGCCGCCGAAGGGCGTCCCGCACGTCTGCTACTGCTTCACCCCGATGCGGTACGCCTGGCACATGCAGGAGGCGTATTTCCGAGAAACCGGCTTTGTGGGCAAACTGAAGGCGCGGGCCATCGATACACTCCTCGGGCGCATCCGCGAATGGGACCGCCGCACCGCGAGCCGGGTGACGCATTTCGTTGCGATCAGCAACACGGTACGCGACCGCATCCGCGACTGTTACGACCGCGACGCGGCGGTGATTTACCCGCCCGTGGACACGGACTTCTACACGCCGTCGGGCGAACCGCGCGAGGACTTTTACCTCGTGGTGTCCGCGCTCGCGCCCTACAAGCGGTTCGATCTCGCGATCGACGCCTGCGCGCGCCTCGGCAAGAAGCTCGTCGTGATCGGCAGTGGGCAACACGCGACCAAATTGAAGGCGAGCGCGGGGCCGAACGTGAGTTTCCTGGGCTGGCAGCCCGACGAGGTGATCCGCGATCACCTGCGCCGCGCGAAGGCGCTGCTGTTCCCCGGCGAAGAGGATTTCGGCATCGTTCCGCTCGAATCGCAGGCGTGCGGGTGCCCGGTCATCGGGTTCGGCAGGGGTGGATTGGCGGAAACGGTGCGGCCACTGGGCGAAGCGAGCGAGCCGACGGGCGCGTTTTTTGCGGAGCAAACAGTCGACGCGGTGTGCGAAGCAATCGAGCGCTTTGAACGCGCCCTGGATCGCTTCGACCCGCGTGCGGCCCGGCGCCAGGCGGTTCTGTTTCGCAAAGACCGGTTCGAGCAAGAATTGTTTTCGTTCCTGGAAGCAATTCTGCAAGGTTCGCCCACAGAAGTGCGCAAGGCGGCATAA
- a CDS encoding PilZ domain-containing protein, producing MSSAPTSSVAPAPSSERRVAPRRQPAMGTVCRLDSPDGGPSALALIWNISQSGISMLLNAPPVAGTILAGYLESMVSDAMLRVSMKVVHVKPLDTGDFFIGAHFERPLTPNDMKPFVAEE from the coding sequence ATGAGTAGCGCGCCCACCTCCTCCGTAGCCCCCGCCCCGTCCAGCGAACGCCGCGTCGCCCCGCGCCGCCAGCCCGCGATGGGGACCGTGTGCCGCCTCGATTCCCCCGACGGCGGACCATCAGCCCTGGCGCTCATCTGGAACATCTCGCAATCGGGCATCAGCATGTTGCTGAACGCCCCGCCGGTGGCCGGAACGATCCTCGCCGGGTACCTGGAGTCGATGGTCAGCGACGCGATGCTGCGGGTCTCGATGAAAGTGGTTCACGTCAAGCCGCTCGACACGGGCGATTTCTTCATCGGCGCGCACTTCGAGCGCCCGCTCACCCCCAACGACATGAAGCCGTTCGTAGCCGAAGAGTAA
- the fumC gene encoding class II fumarate hydratase — protein MPEYRTETDSMGPIRVPADRYYGAQTARSLTHFAIGADTMPRAVIRAFGTLKKAAALTNKALGLMPAATCDLVCKAADEVIAGNLDDHFPLRVWQTGSGTQTNMNVNEVISNRAIQIAGGTMGSKKPVHPNDDVNMSQSSNDTFPTAMHIAAAEEIVHQLVPSVAALRDTFAAKAKEFADIVKIGRTHLMDAVPLTLGQEFGGYVAQLDYGITALKATLPMLYELALGGTAVGTGLNAHPEFAVKVAKQIADLTGQPFVTAPNKFQALAGHEPLAFASGALKALATGLMKIANDVRWLASGPRCGLGELTIPENEPGSSIMPGKVNPTQSEAMTMVCVQVIANDVAVGLAASQGNFELNVFKPVLIHNFLHSVRLLTDACRSFREHCAADMPETDYEALEYGVGKDSGMVEVDQSKLKSKSGGKTRKGIDANRKQIAAYLNNSLMLVTALNRHIGYDAAAKIAKTAHHNGTTLREEAINLAPPLKDGSGTLTAEKFDQIVRPEKMTGPGAD, from the coding sequence ATGCCCGAATACCGCACAGAAACCGACAGCATGGGTCCGATCCGCGTACCCGCGGACCGGTACTACGGCGCCCAGACCGCCCGGTCGCTCACGCACTTCGCGATCGGCGCGGACACGATGCCCCGCGCCGTCATCCGCGCGTTCGGCACGCTCAAGAAGGCCGCGGCGCTCACCAACAAGGCGCTCGGGCTGATGCCCGCGGCCACGTGCGACCTCGTGTGCAAGGCCGCGGACGAGGTGATCGCCGGGAACTTGGACGATCACTTCCCGCTCCGCGTGTGGCAGACCGGGAGCGGCACGCAGACCAACATGAACGTGAACGAGGTCATCTCGAACCGCGCGATCCAGATCGCCGGCGGCACGATGGGCTCGAAGAAGCCGGTTCACCCGAACGACGACGTGAACATGTCGCAGTCGTCCAACGACACGTTCCCGACCGCGATGCACATCGCCGCCGCGGAGGAGATCGTTCACCAACTGGTTCCCAGCGTCGCCGCGCTGCGCGACACGTTCGCCGCGAAAGCCAAAGAGTTCGCGGACATCGTGAAGATCGGGCGCACGCACCTGATGGACGCGGTGCCGCTCACGCTCGGCCAGGAGTTCGGCGGCTACGTCGCGCAGCTCGATTACGGCATCACCGCGCTCAAAGCGACGCTACCGATGCTGTACGAACTCGCGCTCGGCGGCACGGCCGTGGGCACGGGCCTGAACGCCCACCCAGAGTTCGCGGTCAAAGTGGCGAAGCAGATCGCGGACCTCACGGGCCAGCCGTTCGTCACCGCGCCGAACAAGTTCCAGGCGCTCGCGGGTCACGAGCCACTGGCCTTCGCGAGCGGGGCACTGAAAGCTCTCGCCACGGGCCTCATGAAGATCGCCAACGACGTGCGCTGGCTCGCGAGCGGCCCCCGGTGCGGGCTGGGCGAACTTACGATCCCCGAGAACGAGCCCGGCTCGTCGATCATGCCCGGCAAGGTGAACCCGACGCAGTCCGAAGCGATGACGATGGTGTGCGTGCAGGTGATCGCGAACGACGTCGCGGTGGGCCTCGCGGCGTCGCAGGGCAACTTCGAGCTGAACGTGTTCAAGCCGGTGCTGATCCACAACTTCCTGCACTCCGTCCGGCTCCTCACCGATGCGTGCCGCAGCTTCCGCGAGCACTGCGCGGCCGACATGCCCGAAACCGACTACGAGGCACTCGAGTACGGCGTCGGCAAGGACAGCGGCATGGTGGAAGTGGACCAGTCGAAGCTCAAGTCGAAGAGCGGCGGGAAGACGCGCAAGGGCATCGACGCGAACCGCAAACAGATCGCGGCGTACCTCAACAACTCACTGATGCTGGTCACCGCGCTGAACCGGCACATCGGGTACGATGCCGCCGCGAAGATCGCGAAGACCGCGCACCACAACGGCACCACGCTCCGCGAAGAGGCGATCAACCTCGCCCCGCCCCTCAAGGACGGGAGCGGCACCCTCACCGCGGAGAAGTTCGACCAGATCGTGCGCCCCGAGAAGATGACCGGCCCGGGTGCGGATTAG
- a CDS encoding DUF1559 domain-containing protein — protein MYRHRNGLRRAFTLIELLVVIAIIAILIGLLLPAVQKVREAAARMTCANNLKQIGLAAHNYHASYERLPPGYYGGNPGNLNVNDTGYSSAMLTGTGTLPVLLPYIEQDNIYKQINPVMFTDSSFPTTLPGYWETDANTWNMAQVKIKTYLCPSDSDVRAKYTMAYWYYTSLTANLGADSVGFSYWPSDQNLAKSNYAPVGGGYGQNGSTNSRFGPGANLRKYAATYGNRSKTTLQGITDGTSNTLAFGEGTATGNGNFMWHWYNVTAIPTTAGLSNDPNAASAQFRFASRHTGIVQFALGDGSVRGLRPGATTTNGTTAGTPASSDWWVLMRLAGTADGEVLDNTLGN, from the coding sequence ATGTACCGCCACAGAAATGGTTTGCGGAGAGCATTTACACTCATCGAGTTGCTCGTCGTTATTGCGATCATTGCGATCTTGATTGGGCTACTGTTACCGGCCGTGCAAAAGGTCCGTGAAGCCGCCGCCCGGATGACCTGCGCCAACAATCTCAAGCAAATCGGGCTCGCGGCTCACAATTATCATGCGTCTTACGAGCGGCTGCCTCCCGGGTACTACGGTGGTAACCCGGGCAACCTCAACGTCAACGACACCGGGTACTCGAGCGCGATGCTCACCGGGACCGGCACCCTGCCCGTCCTGCTGCCCTACATCGAACAGGACAACATCTACAAGCAGATCAACCCGGTGATGTTCACCGATTCCAGTTTCCCGACGACTCTGCCGGGGTACTGGGAGACGGACGCCAACACCTGGAACATGGCCCAAGTTAAGATCAAAACGTACCTCTGCCCCTCTGACTCCGACGTGCGGGCCAAGTACACGATGGCGTACTGGTACTACACGAGCCTGACCGCGAACCTCGGCGCCGACTCGGTGGGGTTCTCCTACTGGCCCAGCGACCAGAACCTGGCCAAGTCGAACTACGCCCCGGTCGGGGGCGGTTACGGTCAGAACGGCAGCACCAATTCTCGGTTCGGCCCCGGGGCCAACCTTCGCAAGTACGCCGCCACCTACGGCAACCGCTCCAAGACCACGCTCCAGGGCATCACGGACGGCACGAGTAACACGCTCGCGTTCGGCGAAGGGACCGCCACCGGTAACGGCAACTTCATGTGGCACTGGTACAACGTGACCGCCATCCCCACCACGGCGGGCCTCAGCAACGATCCGAACGCCGCGAGCGCCCAGTTCCGCTTCGCTAGCCGGCACACGGGAATCGTTCAGTTCGCCCTGGGCGACGGGTCGGTCCGCGGTCTGCGCCCCGGAGCGACGACCACGAACGGGACGACCGCCGGTACCCCGGCCTCGAGCGACTGGTGGGTTCTCATGCGTTTGGCTGGAACAGCAGACGGAGAGGTTCTCGACAACACCCTCGGGAACTGA